The genomic window TCTCATCGATACACACCATTACAGCTAGCGCGTACCAACTTGGGAAGTCGGGTCATTTGTGCAAACAAACAATTAATTTATGAAGAAGCGCCTCAATCTTATAAATCAATTGAAACCGTTATCGAAAGTATGAAGAATGCCGAACTTATCAACGTTATTGCGCGTTTGAAGCCAATTCTAACCTATAAAACAAGTGGGGAATTTGCTTAATGTTATTACAATTTTCTTCTGCGCAAGGCCCTGAAGAGTGCTGTATTGCTGTCAAAAAAGCACTTGCTCACTTTCTTGATGAGGCTAAGAAACATGATGTCACTATTGATTTACTTGAATCAGTTCCTTCGACACATGGTTTAAAATCAGCGTTAATTTCGCTTGAAGGTGCACAAGCTGATATTCTCGCTCGAGCTTGGTCAGGCACTTTACAGTGGCAGTCTCAAAGCCCAATTAGACCTCAACATAAACGCAAAAATTGGTTTTTAAGTGTTACACATTTTACTCCTAACGAGACACCAGAAGACAATGAGATTAAGTTTGAATTTATAAAATCTCAAGGACCTGGTGGACAACATGTAAACAAAACATGTTCAGCAGTTAGAGCAACACATGTTGCGACGGGTATTAGTGTCAAAGTACAGTCAGAGCGAAGTCAGCATGCGAATAAAAAACTCGCTAAACAGCTTATTTTTTGGCATTTAAATGAATATCAAATGCAGCAAGCTCATGCTTTAGATAAACAACTGCACAATGCCCACAATCAAATTGAGCGTGGTAACGCAATAAAAATTTTCTCAGGAAAGGAATTTAAACGGATAGTTTGATATGAAACAGCCCACCTCCGTGAGGAGGTGGCATACGGAAAAAACGTTAAAGGATTTTTTCAGTTAAAAACCAACCAGCAAGGCTTTCACGTTTTTGTTGGGTAGGTAATACCTCATGAGGAAACTCTTCGGACATAAAAACAATCATTCGCCCTGCTACTGGCTCTA from Providencia sneebia DSM 19967 includes these protein-coding regions:
- the prfH gene encoding peptide chain release factor H, which codes for MLLQFSSAQGPEECCIAVKKALAHFLDEAKKHDVTIDLLESVPSTHGLKSALISLEGAQADILARAWSGTLQWQSQSPIRPQHKRKNWFLSVTHFTPNETPEDNEIKFEFIKSQGPGGQHVNKTCSAVRATHVATGISVKVQSERSQHANKKLAKQLIFWHLNEYQMQQAHALDKQLHNAHNQIERGNAIKIFSGKEFKRIV